Sequence from the Fragaria vesca subsp. vesca linkage group LG4, FraVesHawaii_1.0, whole genome shotgun sequence genome:
GGCTCTCTTGTTTCACCTTCTCACTTTACGGTCTGAGCACCTACACCAATGACACTTAATTCAAGAGTATCTGTTTGTTTTAGAAAGTCATATTTATGCCTATCATTTATGTCAATTTGGGCCATGTTTATTTCGATTTTTACAGTAATTAAATATAAGCAGGTAATGTCCAAGTAATTTCTGCGATGCTCAATATTTGGGACAAAATCAGGACTTAATGCAGGGTCTTCTAAATTTGATACATGGTCTAGTCTCATTTTGACATGCTTATCACGTTCATAAATGCATATATTGCAATAGCTTTGGGGAAAAACTGTACTCTCTTATTCTACTGTGATGGGGTTCTGATTATATTTACTTAGTAGCTTTTTACTATCGCATTTCTTGCTATACATAAAGTTCTTCAGTGTAATGCTCGTTTTGCAAAATGTTACTTATTTGATGCCTGTTTTACATCGGGAATCTCAGTCTAAAATTTTTTCGCATCCATTTTCCAATACTGTATGCAGATTAAAAAGTCGACAGTTATCTAAAAACTAATGGCCTGGCATGGGGGGAAGTCTCATTATTAGAAACAGAAGCTACATTGTACACCAAAAACTTAACAGAATACTGAAAAATGTTTGAAGTTTCACTTGGTTACCAGCAAAGTTCTACAGCCAAGATTGAGGTTTAAAGTCGAAGGATTGCAGATGTTCGTCAGCATTACCCCACCTCCATTCAAATAGAAGACTGTTTTTCTGAACTTTCTTGTGGACAATGAAGCATTTTATTGAGACGTTTAGCTGTGTATACTTCAAATTGGTATTCACTCTAATGAATCTGAAGTAAATACCATTGGATGTGTGAAGATTTCTAGTTGCATATCCGCCCTTTTGGCATAGTAGGCTGGTAATTTATTTGAAATTTTAGTATTTTACCTCTTATTTATGTTATTTTTCTATTTTAATTAGACGTGTTTTATGCCGGTAATAAGTCCCTACCCAGTTGTAGAAAGGCGACATCGGCTCGCTCCCGGACTGCTCACATTGTTAGACAGCAAGTTCTTTATTTCACATTGTTAGAAAGGCTTCAAATAAAATAAAAATGTTTCCTCCTGTCGATCACAAGGTGCACTGAGTTTTGATTCAAATGGATGCAACAGCACCTTGTGACAGNNNNNNNNNNNNNNNNNNNNNNNNNNAACAGCACCTTGTGACAGGAGGAAACATTTTTATTTTATTTTTGAAATAAGTGACAGGACAAAACTCAGTGCTAGTGTGCTACTGACTCTTTCTTCTTTTTTTACAACAATCACAACATAGTAGAAATGGTGACATTGTCAGTCATAAATTATGACTTAAACGATATCTTTCTAGTGTTTTGACATAAATTGTACGTACGTGTAGTCAGAAGTGCACTTTACAAATTCTATCAACACAGTGCGATTTCTTTGTGAAATTCTCACATCGACAAGAATGAAATTGGTTCAAGATTATTCGATCTGATTGTGTCTACGATTTGCACGCATGTTTATCCATCTGAATGACCATAATCACCATATACAGCAACGATTTCCTTCCAAAGGAACCAGAATGCATAAATAAATAAACAAAACTGTCCTTGTAAAAGTGTCCTTATATGTTTGGAAATCACCAAATTACAAACATTTATTCTTTTTACCTATCATGTTTGCTTCTTCGTACGCAAATTATTGCATACATTCATTGCCTTTTTTTATTACCCTTTTGAGCTTTAGTTTCCTAATTAGTAATCGCTATGAAGCAATGCGTGTGCGAAGAACCTAGTCCTCCATATATACCAGTTTCATAGATGACCTTCCAGTACGTAGCAATGGCAGCTGCACTTGCGAGGTTCTCTCTACTCACTTTCTTCTTAGCCTTAAACACATTATACGTAACAGCCAACCCTGCCACAATCTCCACCATCACAAAACCAAAGCGTTTTGTCACAAAACTCATTCACCACGATTCCGTTTTGTCTCCTTACTACAACCCTAATGCAAACATTAGAGATCTTGTTTCACGCTCGGTGAAAAGCTCTGCAGCACGCTTGGCATACCTAAAAGCAAAGAGCACCAATGCTTTCGTGGTGGACGATACGCGTGCCCGTGTTGTTCCGGAGAACCCTGCAGAAGAGTTCATGGCAAATTTCTCATTTGGGGAGCCTCCAGTTCCACAGCTTTTAGCAATGGATACAGGCAGCGACTTATTGTGGATTCAATGCCTGCCTTGCACCAAGTGTTTTAAACAATCCAGTCCAATTTTTGATCCTTCCAAATCCTCCACATACAAAATATTGCCATGTATATCTGCCGATTGTATTCTTTCCAATCCTGCTGAGAAATGTAACTTCTTAAACCAATGCAGATTCAATCAAACGTACCTTGATGGCACGTCGGCTGAAGGACTTATCGCAACCGAAAAGCTCACCTTTGTGACATCAAACGAAGGGCCTAGCCCTGTCTACAATGCCGTTTTCGGCTGTGGACATATCAATGCTGCTGCCGACGAAGGACAAATAAGTGGAGTACTTGGTCTTGGCCCTTCACAAATATCTTTGTCCACCAAGATAGGCTACAAATTTTCTTATTGCAGTGGAAGCATAAGAGACCCTAACTACCCTCATAACCAATTGATCTTGGGTGAGGGTACAAAGACAGAAGGTGCAGCAACCCCTCTTGAAATCGTTGATGAACTTTACCATCTAACCCTAGAGGGCATCAGTCTCGGCCAGTCCCGCCTCCAAATTGATCCAAAGGTATTCAGCAGAGTTGGAAATGCTGGTGGAACCGTCATTGACTCCGGAACAACTATAAGCTACTTGGTTAAAGCAGCATACGGTGTACTGAGTGCTGAAACGCAAAAAATATTGAATGGAAAATTAGGGTTCCCACAGCTCTTTGCTACAAAGGAACAGTAGAGCGAAACCTAGTTGGGTTTCCAGTTGCAACGTTTCACTTGGCAGGAGGGGTTGATCTGGTTATGGACAAAACAAGCTTCTTTGAAGTAACAGGTGATGATGAATTCTGTATGGCTGTGCAAATGGCGGACGGCGGGACTGAAAGTTTGAATGTTATTGGAATTCTGGCACAGCAAAATTACAATGTTGCATATGACTTAGCCGCAAAGAAGGTTTACTTCCAGAAAATTGACTGTGGGCTTCTTTAATCTTGATGACTAAATTTCATCCATTGTTCTCGCTAAAAGACTTGACATGATCAAGAGGAATTTTAATTTTGATATTACAGTTCACATTATATTCTTTGTTTTTCTTTTCTTTTTTATCAACAAGATGAAATATATAAAACTTCAGCAAACAGTACCATCTATAATTTTACCATACGACACATCCTAAAGAGACTAGTTTAGAACTTCAGCCAACCAAATGACATCTCTTTATTGGACTAAAACATGAAGGAATCTGACTGAAGAGTCTTCAATTGTTTCTACACTTCAAGAGCAAACTTGTTATGTTCTAGGTAACTTCTCCAATTTTCCAGGTTTTTTTGTAGCTTTTACAATTGGCCTTCATGCTGTACATGAACCTGCGTCAGTCGTCTCAGTCTAGGAATCATTTTGCATAATGTTACTTATTCGATGCCTGGTTTACTTTAGGTATGTCAGACATATTTTCACATACAGTTTCCATTACCGCAGATGAAAAACTTCACAGTAATCTTTGGACCAATGCCCCGCCTCCGTTCAAATAGAAGATGTTTTTCAAATAAAGAATCTGCAGTTTAGCATTTCAGAACATCGGGTATGTGAGTTGCATCTTTTCAGAAATGATGTCGCATATCACCTAATTTGTCTAAATTTAGGCCAAGTAACATTATGTCATATCGCTAATTCACCAATGTTCAATGCTCCGCGTTATCTGAGGCTATAGCAACGAAATAGAGCTCCCAAAGATTAATTGTAAAAGCTATTTGCGGGAAACCCAAGATCCTTAATCTCTCCAAGGCTCTAGCCAAGAGATATACAATCGATCATTATCAAGTCCTGAGGACAATAGATTCACAGTGAGGCAGTTGAACAAGCGCAAAATTAAAATGGTGATGACTGATGACTGATGACAATGCAGTGACAGCCAACCAGTTTTCTCCGCACAAGACCGGATGGATTTTGAACCTCAGAAATCCCAGCAGAGACGCTACAATTGAGTTAGATGCATATGTGCTAGTGTTCAACTATCCAAATTACGTGTATTTGGAGCTCAGAAATCCAAGAGGACATGTTCTGATTGACATTTGCTCAAGTGTTCAACCTTTCCTAATCACATTAATGTTCTAAACCATAATGTTATAACTTAAACATAAAGCCTCAAATAAGTCACCCATGTTTTATAAAATGACAATATAAAAATAACCCAAAGGCATACGAACAAGCACCAACTGATTATCAACCTAATGCATAAAAGAACCAAGGCCTCATAGAAGCATATAAAAGCAGTTAAACTGGAAAATAAATAACCAAACCAATGTAGCTAACATTGTCATCAAACAAAATTGGAAAATTAAACTAGTGATATGATTCCAGCAAGACAAAAGCTTAGAGGAAAAACACATTGTCCTCCCACGTACAGGTAAATACCAAATCATGATAAACTAAAGAAGTAAATTACTGAGATACTCCAAGCCACTTCTGGAATACGTCAAACTCAGTGTAATCACTGTCAGAGATCATAGTTTTGTACCATGCCTTTCCAGCTGCCTTGATGGTAGTAGCTTCCTCCTGGATGGACAGAAATGGGGCAACAATAAGCACACACTATATAACAGAGTTGCACACCAAACAAACAAGGAACAGAGTATGGTATGTTTAATTGATGGAAATCTATATAGAATGTAAGAAACCCCAAAGAGAACTTGACAGTTATAATAACAGCACCAAATAGAGAATACATCAAGGAATGAAGTACCAGACACCTATCAGCACAACCGAACAACTAAAAGCCGACTACATACTGTACATGAATATTGTGATGTACCAGGCATAGGCTAATTTAATCATATTGGAAACATCAACTTACAGATTGAACACATCCCCTACACTTAGTATATCACAAAACATTTGGTGAAGTTTTGCACACATGATCCGACAGAAATCAAACTATATTAGCAAATTCAACCACAGGTAAACAGCATTGATAACAAAACACACTACCTGAAATAACAAGCAGTATACCAATTATAGAAACACAAGCATTAACATCATCAAAAGCATTAGAACACACAAAACAAGCTAGATAAGCTACCTTGGATACAATCTTCCTCTTCCTGTCGAGCTTCTCCTTCTTAGACTTGAGCCTCTGTTCCTCAGCCAACAGCGCCATTCTCTTGGCAGTCTTAGCATACGGGTTAAGCCTGAGCATGGTGTTGAGATTCTTAAGTGGGTTCTTCTTCAGTGGTGCCCTCTTAACCTCCTTCTTGATGGGCCTAACAACAGACTGCACCTCATCGGAGTTGATAATCCTAGCAAGGTCAGCATTGACCATCTTAGCCCTGGGCAGCACATACCCCTTCTTCTTCTCTGAAGGCTTATCAAACGACCCGTAAATGGAGTCCAGCTTCTCAAAAGCACACTTGGTCCAGATAACAAAACGCCCCAAATGCCCACCAGGTGCGAGCTTCAGTAGATTGAGCCTCTCCACATTGATGATATCAACACCAGGAATGTTCCTGAAGGCATTCACAAGCTTAGCCCCCTCGGTGCCGTAAACAATCAGCGGGCCCTTCCTGTTGATGTACCTCCTGTTCCTCATCTTCCCCTTTCCAGGCCGAATTGAGTGGCTGTCCTTGGCCTTCTCAGCATCATCATAAGCCCCGATCTGCTTCAGCAGCTTAATCGCAGCCGAGGTCTTCTCAACTCCCTCAGCAGTGTCGCTGATAACCAGGGGTAATTCGGGAACATTCTCGATCCTGTGACCCCTGGCAGTCACCAGAGACGGAACCGAGGAAGCCGCGATAGCCGAAACGACGGCGTATCGCTTCTGGTTGACGTTGATCTTGCGGTGCCAGCGGCGCCAGATCTTGGTGGGAGCGAACATCCTTCCGCCGCGGCACATGTTACCGAAGGCGGCCTGGCCGGCGCGGTGGGTCCCCCCTCCGGGGACACGTGGGATACGAGAGACGGCGCGGCCGGTACCCCAGGACTCGGCGGAGGTCTGGTGGCCGGCTTTCCTGGAGACTGCGTAGGCCTGGCGGCTGTTCTTGGAAATGTTGGAGTGGACGAAGGTGACGATGTCGGGTCGGATCGAGGCCTTCATGACGTCGGGAAGGGCGACGGTCTGGCACTGATCGGTGGCCATGTCTCCTTCGACGGCTTGGACGGAGACCAAGGGACGTATGGCGGCGGCGGCGGCCATTTGGTTTTGAGGGTTTGGGGTTTGAGAGGCGGGGGATAATGAAAGTGAGTCTATGCTCTCTCTTCGGCTCTGAGTGTGCAAGCTAGGGTTTTGTGGTTATTTATAGTGCTGTGGACTTTAGGGTTTCGGTGTTGGGCTTTTATTGTTGGGCATTTATATATGGATCCGTGGCCCAAATCTATCTCCTGGTCTTTTGCATTAATCTTCATTCTAAACCAATGGTCGGCCCACCTTAGAAGAAGTTAAGTTGATTGACAGAGAAAAGGCTAATTCCATTTGCTATGTTTAAATGGATGTTGTCAAACTTATTTGGTGTCTTCTTCACTTCTTCCAAATAGCTCATACTAGTTAAGGTTAAATTTTTTCCATGGTACTTGATGTATGGCTACTTAGACAATTTGGTATCTCATGTATAAAAGATAAGTTTGGTACCTCAAACACTACTACTTCTCTCATCTAATAGTTTTGTCAACTTTTATGTTTGGATAAAATAATTTCAATTTCCATAGAAATTTCAAAATCATGGAAATTACAATTTCATTAATTTAAATTCCATTAATTAAGAATTCCGTTGTTTGGATTTCATGACATAGAGTTTTAAAATGACAAGAATTTGTGCTCAGTTAAGAGAATTAACAAATGTCACCTATTTTGTGAGGAATTCAAGTCAGAAATTAAAGCTTTT
This genomic interval carries:
- the LOC101300339 gene encoding aspartic proteinase nepenthesin-1-like, coding for MAAALARFSLLTFFLALNTLYVTANPATISTITKPKRFVTKLIHHDSVLSPYYNPNANIRDLVSRSVKSSAARLAYLKAKSTNAFVVDDTRARVVPENPAEEFMANFSFGEPPVPQLLAMDTGSDLLWIQCLPCTKCFKQSSPIFDPSKSSTYKILPCISADCILSNPAEKCNFLNQCRFNQTYLDGTSAEGLIATEKLTFVTSNEGPSPVYNAVFGCGHINAAADEGQISGVLGLGPSQISLSTKIGYKFSYCSGSIRDPNYPHNQLILGEGTKTEGAATPLEIVDELYHLTLEGISLGQSRLQIDPKVFSRVGNAGGTVIDSGTTISYLVKAAYGGVDLVMDKTSFFEVTGDDEFCMAVQMADGGTESLNVIGILAQQNYNVAYDLAAKKVYFQKIDCGLL
- the LOC101314841 gene encoding 60S ribosomal protein L4-like, with the protein product MAAAAAIRPLVSVQAVEGDMATDQCQTVALPDVMKASIRPDIVTFVHSNISKNSRQAYAVSRKAGHQTSAESWGTGRAVSRIPRVPGGGTHRAGQAAFGNMCRGGRMFAPTKIWRRWHRKINVNQKRYAVVSAIAASSVPSLVTARGHRIENVPELPLVISDTAEGVEKTSAAIKLLKQIGAYDDAEKAKDSHSIRPGKGKMRNRRYINRKGPLIVYGTEGAKLVNAFRNIPGVDIINVERLNLLKLAPGGHLGRFVIWTKCAFEKLDSIYGSFDKPSEKKKGYVLPRAKMVNADLARIINSDEVQSVVRPIKKEVKRAPLKKNPLKNLNTMLRLNPYAKTAKRMALLAEEQRLKSKKEKLDRKRKIVSKEEATTIKAAGKAWYKTMISDSDYTEFDVFQKWLGVSQ